Proteins found in one Panicum hallii strain FIL2 chromosome 4, PHallii_v3.1, whole genome shotgun sequence genomic segment:
- the LOC112888745 gene encoding nuclear poly(A) polymerase 4-like isoform X1, with amino-acid sequence MAGGADAPKQYGITKPLSLLGPVEADLQRTAELEKQFLVEAGLYESAEESAKREEVLGKLDQIVKDWVKQLTSQRGYTDQMVEEANAVLFTFGSYRLGVHGPGADIDTLCVGPSYVNREEDFFIVLHEILAQTEDVTELQPVPDAHVPVMKFKFHGISIDLLYASVSLLVVPADLDISQGSVLYDVDEATVRSLNGCRVADQILRLVPNIENFCTTLRCLKYWAKRRGVYSNVTGFLGGVNWALLVARVCQLYPNAVPSMLVSRFFRVFTQWRWPNPVMLCSIEEDELGFPVWDPRKNPRDKCHHMPIITPAYPCMNSSYNVSTSTLRVMIEQFQFGNKICQEIEMNKASWSALFEPFQFFEAYKNYLQVDIIAEDDEDLRLWKGWVESRLRQLTLKIERDTYGMLQCHPYPHEYADPSRQCAHCAFFMGLSRKEGVKIQEGQQFDIRGTVDEFRHEINLYMFWKPGMELAVSHVRRKQIPAYVFPEGYKRPRPSRHVNHQQQSNKNDPEDGTATRSPDSQLKRKHDSAGTDDAEPGRSAKRSSVSPVHPKTSSPQSGNVGDETACNNQIKRASSDASGGSQASPQVSERSPDPVASGPRCATMGALCSDDATSKHGIPLVENCTTPTVAVCTTLKRVAEKVVSELVGSERLGSTNSAELLESMEKDVLAENVHFGGNGVAQGGLPEELEPNHRIEVVS; translated from the exons ATGGCGGGCGGCGCTGATGCCCCGAAGCAGTACGGGATAACCAAGCCGTTATCGCTGCTTGGGCCGGTGGAGGCGGATCTCCAGAGGACGGCGGAGTTGGAGAAG CAGTTCTTGGTTGAGGCGGGCCTATATGAGAGCGCCGAGGAGTCTGCTAAGCGGGAGGAGGTGCTGGGGAAGCTTGACCAG ATTGTAAAAGACTGGGTGAAGCAATTGACTAGTCAGAGAGGATATACTGATCAAATGGTTGAAGAGGCGAATGCCGTACTTTTCACCTTTGGCTCCTATCGTCTAGGG GTTCATGGACCTGGGGCTGATATTGATACTCTTTGTGTAGGACCTTCATATGTGAATCGTGAG GAAGATTTTTTTATCGTGCTGCATGAGATTTTAGCGCAAACAGAGGATGTGACCGAGCTGCAACCTGTGCCTGATGCACATGTCCCTGTTATGAAATTTAAGTTCCATGGAATATCAATTGACCTTCTTTATGCCAGTGTCTCCCTCTTAGTAGTACCAGCT GACTTGGATATCTCTCAAGGATCAGTACTTTATGATGTTGATGAAGCAACTGTCCGCAGTCTTAATGGGTGCAGAGTAGCAGACCAAATTCTTAGACTTGTTCCAAATATTGAG AATTTCTGCACAACATTAAGATGTTTAAAGTATTGGGCAAAAAGAAGAGGTGTATACTCCAAT GTTACTGGTTTTCTTGGTGGTGTCAACTGGGCTTTACTGGTTGCACGTGTCTGCCAGCTCTATCCTAATGCTGTGCCAAGTATGTTGGTCTCACGATTCTTTAGGGTTTTTACCCAGTGGCGGTGGCCAAATCCTGTTATGCTTTGTTCCATTGAAGAGGATGAACTTGGTTTCCCTGTTTGGGATCCACGCAAAAATCCTCGAGATAAATGTCATCATATGCCCATTATAACCCCTGCATACCCGTGCATGAACTCGAGCTATAATGTTTCTACAAGCACACTGAGGGTTATGATAGAGCAATTTCAGTTTGGTAATAAAATTTGCCAG GAAATTGAAATGAATAAGGCCAGCTGGTCTGCTCTTTTCGAGCCTTTCCAATTTTTTGAAGCATACAAGAATTATCTACAGGTTGACATCATTGCTGAGGATGATGAAGACCTTAGACTTTGGAAGGGATGGGTGGAATCTCGACTGCGGCAACTAACTTTAAAG ATTGAACGTGATACATATGGAATGCTGCAGTGTCATCCTTACCCACATGAGTATGCAGATCCCTCTAGACAGTGTGCTCATTGTGCTTTCTTCATGGGCTTATCAAGGAAAGAAGGTGTGAAAATACAGGAAGGTCAACAGTTTGATATTCGTGGAACGGTCGATGAGTTTAGGCATGAAATCAACTTGTATATGTTTTGGAAGCCTGGGATGGAGTTGGCTGTTTCTCATGTTCGGAGGAAGCAGATCCCAGCTTATGTATTTCCAGAGGGTTATAAGAGACCACGCCCTTCGAGACATGTCAACCATCAGCAGCAGTCAAATAAAAACGACCCTGAAGATGGCACAGCGACCAGATCTCCAGACAGTCAGCTGAAGAGAAAGCATGATTCTGCTGGAACTGATGATGCTGAACCTGGCAGATCTGCCAAGAGGTCATCAGTCAGCCCTGTTCATCCAAAAACTTCATCGCCTCAATCTGGGAATGTTGGCGATGAAACTGCATGTAACAACCAAATAAAAAGGGCTTCTAGTGATGCGAGTGGTGGTAGCCAGGCTTCACCACAGGTATCTGAGAGAAGCCCAGATCCTGTTGCGTCTGGGCCGAGGTGTGCGACAATGGGAGCATTGTGTTCTGATGATGCAACTAGTAAGCATGGTATTCCTCTTGTCGAGAACTGCACCACCCCAACTGTAGCAGTATGCACAACTTTAAAGCGGGTAGCTGAGAAAGTTGTATCAGAGCTAGTTGGAAGTGAAAGGTTGGGAAGCACCAACAGTGCTGAGTTACTGGAGAGTATGGAAAAAGATGTCCTCGCTGAAAATGTGCATTTTGGTGGGAATGGAGTCGCACAGGGTGGCCTTCCTGAAGAGTTAGAG CCAAACCATAGGATTGAAGTGGTTTCTTAA
- the LOC112888745 gene encoding nuclear poly(A) polymerase 4-like isoform X2: MAGGADAPKQYGITKPLSLLGPVEADLQRTAELEKFLVEAGLYESAEESAKREEVLGKLDQIVKDWVKQLTSQRGYTDQMVEEANAVLFTFGSYRLGVHGPGADIDTLCVGPSYVNREEDFFIVLHEILAQTEDVTELQPVPDAHVPVMKFKFHGISIDLLYASVSLLVVPADLDISQGSVLYDVDEATVRSLNGCRVADQILRLVPNIENFCTTLRCLKYWAKRRGVYSNVTGFLGGVNWALLVARVCQLYPNAVPSMLVSRFFRVFTQWRWPNPVMLCSIEEDELGFPVWDPRKNPRDKCHHMPIITPAYPCMNSSYNVSTSTLRVMIEQFQFGNKICQEIEMNKASWSALFEPFQFFEAYKNYLQVDIIAEDDEDLRLWKGWVESRLRQLTLKIERDTYGMLQCHPYPHEYADPSRQCAHCAFFMGLSRKEGVKIQEGQQFDIRGTVDEFRHEINLYMFWKPGMELAVSHVRRKQIPAYVFPEGYKRPRPSRHVNHQQQSNKNDPEDGTATRSPDSQLKRKHDSAGTDDAEPGRSAKRSSVSPVHPKTSSPQSGNVGDETACNNQIKRASSDASGGSQASPQVSERSPDPVASGPRCATMGALCSDDATSKHGIPLVENCTTPTVAVCTTLKRVAEKVVSELVGSERLGSTNSAELLESMEKDVLAENVHFGGNGVAQGGLPEELEPNHRIEVVS; encoded by the exons ATGGCGGGCGGCGCTGATGCCCCGAAGCAGTACGGGATAACCAAGCCGTTATCGCTGCTTGGGCCGGTGGAGGCGGATCTCCAGAGGACGGCGGAGTTGGAGAAG TTCTTGGTTGAGGCGGGCCTATATGAGAGCGCCGAGGAGTCTGCTAAGCGGGAGGAGGTGCTGGGGAAGCTTGACCAG ATTGTAAAAGACTGGGTGAAGCAATTGACTAGTCAGAGAGGATATACTGATCAAATGGTTGAAGAGGCGAATGCCGTACTTTTCACCTTTGGCTCCTATCGTCTAGGG GTTCATGGACCTGGGGCTGATATTGATACTCTTTGTGTAGGACCTTCATATGTGAATCGTGAG GAAGATTTTTTTATCGTGCTGCATGAGATTTTAGCGCAAACAGAGGATGTGACCGAGCTGCAACCTGTGCCTGATGCACATGTCCCTGTTATGAAATTTAAGTTCCATGGAATATCAATTGACCTTCTTTATGCCAGTGTCTCCCTCTTAGTAGTACCAGCT GACTTGGATATCTCTCAAGGATCAGTACTTTATGATGTTGATGAAGCAACTGTCCGCAGTCTTAATGGGTGCAGAGTAGCAGACCAAATTCTTAGACTTGTTCCAAATATTGAG AATTTCTGCACAACATTAAGATGTTTAAAGTATTGGGCAAAAAGAAGAGGTGTATACTCCAAT GTTACTGGTTTTCTTGGTGGTGTCAACTGGGCTTTACTGGTTGCACGTGTCTGCCAGCTCTATCCTAATGCTGTGCCAAGTATGTTGGTCTCACGATTCTTTAGGGTTTTTACCCAGTGGCGGTGGCCAAATCCTGTTATGCTTTGTTCCATTGAAGAGGATGAACTTGGTTTCCCTGTTTGGGATCCACGCAAAAATCCTCGAGATAAATGTCATCATATGCCCATTATAACCCCTGCATACCCGTGCATGAACTCGAGCTATAATGTTTCTACAAGCACACTGAGGGTTATGATAGAGCAATTTCAGTTTGGTAATAAAATTTGCCAG GAAATTGAAATGAATAAGGCCAGCTGGTCTGCTCTTTTCGAGCCTTTCCAATTTTTTGAAGCATACAAGAATTATCTACAGGTTGACATCATTGCTGAGGATGATGAAGACCTTAGACTTTGGAAGGGATGGGTGGAATCTCGACTGCGGCAACTAACTTTAAAG ATTGAACGTGATACATATGGAATGCTGCAGTGTCATCCTTACCCACATGAGTATGCAGATCCCTCTAGACAGTGTGCTCATTGTGCTTTCTTCATGGGCTTATCAAGGAAAGAAGGTGTGAAAATACAGGAAGGTCAACAGTTTGATATTCGTGGAACGGTCGATGAGTTTAGGCATGAAATCAACTTGTATATGTTTTGGAAGCCTGGGATGGAGTTGGCTGTTTCTCATGTTCGGAGGAAGCAGATCCCAGCTTATGTATTTCCAGAGGGTTATAAGAGACCACGCCCTTCGAGACATGTCAACCATCAGCAGCAGTCAAATAAAAACGACCCTGAAGATGGCACAGCGACCAGATCTCCAGACAGTCAGCTGAAGAGAAAGCATGATTCTGCTGGAACTGATGATGCTGAACCTGGCAGATCTGCCAAGAGGTCATCAGTCAGCCCTGTTCATCCAAAAACTTCATCGCCTCAATCTGGGAATGTTGGCGATGAAACTGCATGTAACAACCAAATAAAAAGGGCTTCTAGTGATGCGAGTGGTGGTAGCCAGGCTTCACCACAGGTATCTGAGAGAAGCCCAGATCCTGTTGCGTCTGGGCCGAGGTGTGCGACAATGGGAGCATTGTGTTCTGATGATGCAACTAGTAAGCATGGTATTCCTCTTGTCGAGAACTGCACCACCCCAACTGTAGCAGTATGCACAACTTTAAAGCGGGTAGCTGAGAAAGTTGTATCAGAGCTAGTTGGAAGTGAAAGGTTGGGAAGCACCAACAGTGCTGAGTTACTGGAGAGTATGGAAAAAGATGTCCTCGCTGAAAATGTGCATTTTGGTGGGAATGGAGTCGCACAGGGTGGCCTTCCTGAAGAGTTAGAG CCAAACCATAGGATTGAAGTGGTTTCTTAA
- the LOC112888745 gene encoding nuclear poly(A) polymerase 4-like isoform X3, producing the protein MAGGADAPKQYGITKPLSLLGPVEADLQRTAELEKQFLVEAGLYESAEESAKREEVLGKLDQIVKDWVKQLTSQRGYTDQMVEEANAVLFTFGSYRLGVHGPGADIDTLCVGPSYVNREEDFFIVLHEILAQTEDVTELQPVPDAHVPVMKFKFHGISIDLLYASVSLLVVPADLDISQGSVLYDVDEATVRSLNGCRVADQILRLVPNIENFCTTLRCLKYWAKRRGVYSNVTGFLGGVNWALLVARVCQLYPNAVPSMLVSRFFRVFTQWRWPNPVMLCSIEEDELGFPVWDPRKNPRDKCHHMPIITPAYPCMNSSYNVSTSTLRVMIEQFQFGNKICQEIEMNKASWSALFEPFQFFEAYKNYLQVDIIAEDDEDLRLWKGWVESRLRQLTLKIERDTYGMLQCHPYPHEYADPSRQCAHCAFFMGLSRKEGVKIQEGQQFDIRGTVDEFRHEINLYMFWKPGMELAVSHVRRKQIPAYVFPEGYKRPRPSRHVNHQQQSNKNDPEDGTATRSPDSQLKRKHDSAGTDDAEPGRSAKRSSVSPVHPKTSSPQSGNVGDETACNNQIKRASSDASGGSQASPQVSERSPDPVASGPRCATMGALCSDDATSKHGIPLVENCTTPTVAVCTTLKRVAEKVVSELVGSERLGSTNSAELLESMEKDVLAENVHFGGNGVAQGGLPEELEV; encoded by the exons ATGGCGGGCGGCGCTGATGCCCCGAAGCAGTACGGGATAACCAAGCCGTTATCGCTGCTTGGGCCGGTGGAGGCGGATCTCCAGAGGACGGCGGAGTTGGAGAAG CAGTTCTTGGTTGAGGCGGGCCTATATGAGAGCGCCGAGGAGTCTGCTAAGCGGGAGGAGGTGCTGGGGAAGCTTGACCAG ATTGTAAAAGACTGGGTGAAGCAATTGACTAGTCAGAGAGGATATACTGATCAAATGGTTGAAGAGGCGAATGCCGTACTTTTCACCTTTGGCTCCTATCGTCTAGGG GTTCATGGACCTGGGGCTGATATTGATACTCTTTGTGTAGGACCTTCATATGTGAATCGTGAG GAAGATTTTTTTATCGTGCTGCATGAGATTTTAGCGCAAACAGAGGATGTGACCGAGCTGCAACCTGTGCCTGATGCACATGTCCCTGTTATGAAATTTAAGTTCCATGGAATATCAATTGACCTTCTTTATGCCAGTGTCTCCCTCTTAGTAGTACCAGCT GACTTGGATATCTCTCAAGGATCAGTACTTTATGATGTTGATGAAGCAACTGTCCGCAGTCTTAATGGGTGCAGAGTAGCAGACCAAATTCTTAGACTTGTTCCAAATATTGAG AATTTCTGCACAACATTAAGATGTTTAAAGTATTGGGCAAAAAGAAGAGGTGTATACTCCAAT GTTACTGGTTTTCTTGGTGGTGTCAACTGGGCTTTACTGGTTGCACGTGTCTGCCAGCTCTATCCTAATGCTGTGCCAAGTATGTTGGTCTCACGATTCTTTAGGGTTTTTACCCAGTGGCGGTGGCCAAATCCTGTTATGCTTTGTTCCATTGAAGAGGATGAACTTGGTTTCCCTGTTTGGGATCCACGCAAAAATCCTCGAGATAAATGTCATCATATGCCCATTATAACCCCTGCATACCCGTGCATGAACTCGAGCTATAATGTTTCTACAAGCACACTGAGGGTTATGATAGAGCAATTTCAGTTTGGTAATAAAATTTGCCAG GAAATTGAAATGAATAAGGCCAGCTGGTCTGCTCTTTTCGAGCCTTTCCAATTTTTTGAAGCATACAAGAATTATCTACAGGTTGACATCATTGCTGAGGATGATGAAGACCTTAGACTTTGGAAGGGATGGGTGGAATCTCGACTGCGGCAACTAACTTTAAAG ATTGAACGTGATACATATGGAATGCTGCAGTGTCATCCTTACCCACATGAGTATGCAGATCCCTCTAGACAGTGTGCTCATTGTGCTTTCTTCATGGGCTTATCAAGGAAAGAAGGTGTGAAAATACAGGAAGGTCAACAGTTTGATATTCGTGGAACGGTCGATGAGTTTAGGCATGAAATCAACTTGTATATGTTTTGGAAGCCTGGGATGGAGTTGGCTGTTTCTCATGTTCGGAGGAAGCAGATCCCAGCTTATGTATTTCCAGAGGGTTATAAGAGACCACGCCCTTCGAGACATGTCAACCATCAGCAGCAGTCAAATAAAAACGACCCTGAAGATGGCACAGCGACCAGATCTCCAGACAGTCAGCTGAAGAGAAAGCATGATTCTGCTGGAACTGATGATGCTGAACCTGGCAGATCTGCCAAGAGGTCATCAGTCAGCCCTGTTCATCCAAAAACTTCATCGCCTCAATCTGGGAATGTTGGCGATGAAACTGCATGTAACAACCAAATAAAAAGGGCTTCTAGTGATGCGAGTGGTGGTAGCCAGGCTTCACCACAGGTATCTGAGAGAAGCCCAGATCCTGTTGCGTCTGGGCCGAGGTGTGCGACAATGGGAGCATTGTGTTCTGATGATGCAACTAGTAAGCATGGTATTCCTCTTGTCGAGAACTGCACCACCCCAACTGTAGCAGTATGCACAACTTTAAAGCGGGTAGCTGAGAAAGTTGTATCAGAGCTAGTTGGAAGTGAAAGGTTGGGAAGCACCAACAGTGCTGAGTTACTGGAGAGTATGGAAAAAGATGTCCTCGCTGAAAATGTGCATTTTGGTGGGAATGGAGTCGCACAGGGTGGCCTTCCTGAAGAGTTAGAG GTATGA